One region of Citrus sinensis cultivar Valencia sweet orange chromosome 6, DVS_A1.0, whole genome shotgun sequence genomic DNA includes:
- the LOC102616905 gene encoding EID1-like F-box protein 2, protein MILTKQYRCVHSASCQCTKGHLSEDVIFLVFQHMNWNPKTIAALSCTCKWFDDLAKRVLWKEFCRTRAPKMMVDLQSSGSHSVDGNWRALGKLLIYCSGCKKGGLFNSIQIPGHFVNKTRFSRTSGKSFLLPQCRTDVLYVSDPCEHLDQGEEGDVGFFRGVFKSFQMSKVRKMLIKRGAQLHPTEACPYCKAKLWSMLQAKMIPQSASCRLGAYEDCIEYYVCLNGHMLGICSLLPLSDSEEVSEPE, encoded by the coding sequence ATGATTCTAACCAAGCAGTACCGCTGCGTACACTCAGCAAGCTGTCAATGCACAAAAGGACATCTTAGTGAAGATGTGATTTTCCTAGTATTTCAACACATGAACTGGAACCCTAAGACTATTGCTGCTTTATCCTGTACATGCAAATGGTTTGATGATCTAGCCAAGAGAGTATTATGGAAGGAGTTTTGCCGAACAAGGGCCCCAAAGATGATGGTTGATCTGCAATCTAGTGGAAGTCACAGTGTGGATGGGAACTGGAGGGCACTAGGGAAGCTGCTTATTTACTGTTCAGGATGTAAGAAGGGTGGCCTGTTCAATAGCATTCAGATCCCTGGTCATTTTGTGAACAAAACCAGGTTCTCTAGGACATCAGGAAAGAGCTTCCTTTTGCCACAATGCAGAACTGATGTGTTATATGTCTCTGATCCTTGTGAGCATCTTGACCAAGGGGAGGAAGGAGATGTGGGATTCTTCCGTGGAGTTTTCAAGTCGTTCCAAATGTCAAAGGTTCGGAAGATGCTGATTAAGAGAGGGGCCCAGCTTCATCCAACAGAAGCATGTCCTTATTGCAAAGCAAAGTTGTGGAGCATGTTACAAGCCAAAATGATACCACAGAGTGCCAGCTGCAGGTTGGGTGCTTATGAAGATTGCATCGAGTATTATGTGTGCCTCAATGGACATATGCTTGGGATTTGTTCCCTCTTACCCTTATCTGATTCAGAGGAGGTATCCGAGCCAGAATGA